The following coding sequences are from one Sylvia atricapilla isolate bSylAtr1 chromosome 23, bSylAtr1.pri, whole genome shotgun sequence window:
- the KCNJ1 gene encoding ATP-sensitive inward rectifier potassium channel 1, protein MFSYLRERFSSHLRERSRRRARLVSKDGRCNIEFGNVEQSRFVFLIDIWTTILDLRWRYKMTIFISAFLGSWFLFGLLWYVVAYIHKDLPEFNPSINHTPCVENINGLTSAFLFSLETQVTIGYGFRCVTEQCATAIFLLIFQSILGVIINSFMCGAILAKISRSKNRAKTITFSKNAVISKRGGKLCLLIRVANLRKSLLIGSHIYGKLLKTTITPEGETIILDQVNIEFVVDAGNENLFFISPLTIYHIIDKNSPFFHMAAETLLQQDFELVVFLDGTVEATSATCQVRTSYIPEEVLWGYRFAPIVSKTKEGKYRVDFQNFSKTVAVETPHCAFCLYNEKEAKAKEKKGYDNPGFVLSEVNETNDTKM, encoded by the coding sequence atgtTCAGCTACCTCCGGGAACGCTTCAGCAGCCACCTCCGGGAGCGCAGCCGGCGCCGGGCCAGGCTCGTCTCCAAGGACGGCAGGTGCAACATCGAGTTTGGCAACGTGGAACAGTCCAGGTTTGTCTTCCTGATTGACATATGGACAACCATCCTGGACCTCAGGTGGAGGTACAAGATGACCATCTTCATCTCCgccttcctgggcagctggTTCCTGTTTGGGCTGCTCTGGTACGTCGTGGCCTACATCCACAAAGACCTGCCCGAGTTCAACCCCTCCATCAACCACACCCCCTGCGTGGAGAACATCAACGGCCTCACCTCagccttcctcttctccctggaGACCCAGGTGACCATCGGGTACGGCTTCAGGTGTGTCACAGAGCAGTGTGCCACTGCCATCTTCCTGCTCATCTTCCAGTCCATCCTGGGTGTCATCATCAATTCCTTCATGTGTGGGGCCATCCTGGCCAAGATCTCCAGGTCCAAAAACCGAGCCAAGACCATCACGTTCAGCAAGAACGCTGTCATCAGCAAGCGTGGGGGGAAGCTCTGCCTCCTGATCCGCGTGGCCAACCTCCGCAAGAGCCTGCTGATCGGGAGCCACATCTACGGGAAGCTGCTGAAGACCACCATCACCCCCGAGGGGGAGACCATCATCCTGGACCAGGTCAACATCGAATTCGTAGTGGACGCTGGCAACGAGAATCTCTTCTTCATCTCGCCCCTCACCATTTACCACATCATAGACAAGAACAGCCCCTTCTTCCACATGGCAGCAGaaaccctcctgcagcaggacttTGAGCTGGTGGTGTTTTTGGATGGCACCGTGGAGGCCACCAGTGCCACCTGCCAGGTGAGGACATCCTACATCCCCGAGGAGGTGCTCTGGGGGTACCGCTTCGCTCCCATCGTGTCCAAGACCAAAGAAGGGAAATACAGAGTGGACTTCCAGAACTTCAGCAAGACGGTGGCCGTGGAGACTCCCCACTGCGCCTTCTGCCTCTACAATGAGAAGGAAGCCAAAGccaaagagaagaaaggttACGACAATCCTGGCTTTGTCTTGTCTGAAGTCAATGAAACCAATGACACAAAAATGTAG